The Couchioplanes caeruleus nucleotide sequence GATCACGTGCGGCGGGGTGTTCGACCGGAGCCTGCGGTCATACCGGGACAACCTGGTGGTCTACGCGGTGGCCGGGTGATCGCGGTAGGCCAGGTCAGGGGCCCGCGACTATCCTCATGACGAAGCGACGGGGTGGGGGCCGATGGCGGTCAGGCGGATGCTCATAGCCGGTCGGTATCGTCTCGACGAGCCGGTCGGGGCCGGAGGCATGGGCCGGGTCTGGCTCGCGCGCGACGAGATGCTGGACCGTGACGTCGCGGTCAAGGAATTCGTCCCGCCGGACTGGATGACCGACGACGAGAAGTCGCGGCTGCGCACCCGGACGCTGCGCGAGGCGCGCAGCGCGGCCCGGCTCAACCACCCGCACGTGGTGAAGATCTACGACGTCGTGCACGCCGAGGACCTGCCGTGGATCGTGATGGAGTACGTGCCGTCGCGCTCGCTGCACCAGGTCGTCGGCGAGGACGGCCCGTTCCCGCCGCTCGAGGCCGCCCGCATCGGCCTCGACGTGCTCGCGGCCATCACCGCCGCGCACCGCGCCGGGGTGCTGCACCGCGACGTCAAGCCGCACAACGTGCTCATCGGCACCGACGGGCGCGTGGTGCTCACCGACTTCGGCCTGGCCACCTTCGTCGACGACGGCTCGGTGACCGGGCCGGGCCTGGTCGTCGGCTCGCCGCAGTACGTGTCGCCCGAACGCGCGCGCGACGGCGCGTCCACCGTGGAGTCCGACCTGTGGTCGTTCGGCTCGACGCTGTACTTCGCCGTCGAGGGCCGCTCGCCGTTCGCGCGGGACAGCGCCATGGCCACGCTGATGGCACTGGCGACCGACGAGCCGGATCCACCGGTACGCGCGGGCCCGCTGACATCCGTGCTGACCGGTCTGCTGCGGCGCGAGCCGGTCGAACGGCTCACAGCGGAGGAGGCGGGCGAGCGGCTGCGCGGAATCCTGGCGGCCCGGCCCGTCACCGTCGCCGTACCGTCCCCGCGCCGGCCGCCGGACCTCGATGTGGCCCCGGCGCGGCCGGCTGTGGCGGCGCCCGAGCGGGAGGCGCATC carries:
- a CDS encoding serine/threonine-protein kinase, with translation MAVRRMLIAGRYRLDEPVGAGGMGRVWLARDEMLDRDVAVKEFVPPDWMTDDEKSRLRTRTLREARSAARLNHPHVVKIYDVVHAEDLPWIVMEYVPSRSLHQVVGEDGPFPPLEAARIGLDVLAAITAAHRAGVLHRDVKPHNVLIGTDGRVVLTDFGLATFVDDGSVTGPGLVVGSPQYVSPERARDGASTVESDLWSFGSTLYFAVEGRSPFARDSAMATLMALATDEPDPPVRAGPLTSVLTGLLRREPVERLTAEEAGERLRGILAARPVTVAVPSPRRPPDLDVAPARPAVAAPEREAHPSAPLIPAQRQPSARTRPRSRLAMAAVVTVAVLGSAGVAAGLALRHDDTPAPPVAASPQVQTSSGTGGGVAEGFSPVNCLNPPPSGTRRTPQPGAQKLRNGWALYDGWSYFTLDDFHIAVPDGWTYQRVGTTICFRDPGNLRILSIDPERNPKGDPVKACRAEVGRLKRAGGLPAYHEYAIRRVPALTRAADWEYAYDTPSGDRMHAMTRWIASDGDAYAFGLTTRDLDWPANFATWGMIVSTFYTEG